Proteins encoded by one window of Flagellimonas lutaonensis:
- a CDS encoding phosphatase PAP2 family protein has product MFEKLLEWDRDTFIYLNSLGIEKYDGFWSVVTSISTWIPLFLLFIILLFLKHGKLEGLYRLLTVLIMVLLVLTITDLTKEFVARLRPNNDEEINALIRILKSPTDYSFFSGHAASSFSITLLIFLFLRKKIKWSAVFFLWPILFAMSRIFVGVHFPIDILVGMLFGLFSAYLFYRLHPRLSALYSRLNRREPTR; this is encoded by the coding sequence ATGTTCGAAAAATTACTTGAATGGGACCGCGATACCTTCATTTACCTTAATAGTCTGGGTATCGAAAAATATGACGGCTTCTGGTCTGTTGTAACAAGTATCTCGACTTGGATTCCCTTATTTCTTCTGTTCATCATCCTATTATTTCTCAAACATGGCAAGCTCGAGGGCCTTTACAGGCTTTTGACCGTTTTGATCATGGTCTTGTTGGTGCTGACGATCACCGATCTTACAAAAGAATTTGTGGCCCGGCTTAGGCCCAACAATGACGAAGAGATCAATGCGCTGATACGAATTCTCAAAAGCCCTACAGACTATAGTTTTTTTTCGGGCCATGCGGCCAGCTCGTTTTCAATTACCTTACTTATTTTCTTATTTCTGCGGAAGAAGATCAAGTGGTCAGCTGTATTCTTTCTCTGGCCCATACTGTTTGCCATGAGCCGAATATTTGTGGGGGTACATTTTCCGATAGACATACTCGTTGGCATGCTATTCGGACTTTTTTCCGCTTATCTGTTTTATCGACTGCACCCTAGGCTCAGCGCACTCTACTCAAGGTTAAACCGTCGCGAACCGACAAGATAA
- a CDS encoding Sec-independent protein translocase subunit TatA/TatB: MHFLFISGAEIFFILFIVVMVFGADKIPGIAKGLGKGMRQLRDATDDIKREIQKSAEKQGLDTDITKDIRNELNEVKKNVDEVTGAIKRK; encoded by the coding sequence ATGCATTTTCTATTCATCAGCGGAGCCGAAATTTTTTTCATCCTCTTTATAGTGGTCATGGTTTTTGGTGCCGATAAGATTCCAGGTATTGCCAAAGGCCTGGGCAAGGGTATGCGCCAATTGCGCGATGCCACTGACGACATCAAACGGGAAATCCAAAAAAGTGCCGAAAAACAGGGTCTCGATACCGATATTACCAAAGATATCCGCAATGAACTGAATGAGGTAAAGAAGAATGTCGATGAGGTGACCGGGGCCATCAAAAGGAAATAA